From the genome of Scytonema hofmannii PCC 7110, one region includes:
- a CDS encoding type II toxin-antitoxin system mRNA interferase toxin, RelE/StbE family: protein MPIKWLKKALRNVEQAHDYIARDNPTAAMRVVLKIQAAVAQLENSPNIGRPGRVEGTRELVVLQTPYIVIYRVTSTTVTIVRVLHSSRKYLS, encoded by the coding sequence ATGCCCATTAAATGGTTAAAGAAAGCCCTTCGCAATGTAGAACAGGCGCATGACTATATCGCTAGAGATAATCCAACAGCTGCTATGCGCGTTGTGTTAAAAATTCAGGCAGCTGTTGCCCAGCTTGAGAACTCCCCTAATATAGGCAGACCTGGACGGGTTGAAGGAACAAGAGAACTAGTTGTTTTGCAAACACCTTACATCGTAATTTACAGGGTAACATCGACGACAGTAACGATCGTTCGGGTCTTGCATTCGTCTCGGAAGTACCTTTCTTAA
- a CDS encoding type II toxin-antitoxin system Phd/YefM family antitoxin, translating into MSTKTLDLKELQMSVTELLSLIQADQEIIITEGDTPVPLLTVLNPVNKIPSESGKTPQPGLNLGAMRMSNDFDQPLSDDFWLQNP; encoded by the coding sequence ATGTCAACCAAAACACTCGATCTTAAAGAATTACAAATGAGTGTGACAGAATTACTCTCATTGATTCAAGCTGACCAAGAGATAATCATTACTGAGGGTGACACACCTGTGCCTCTGTTAACAGTACTTAACCCTGTAAATAAAATTCCTTCAGAGTCAGGAAAAACACCTCAACCAGGATTAAATTTAGGTGCAATGAGAATGAGTAATGATTTTGACCAACCATTATCAGATGATTTTTGGTTACAAAATCCATGA
- a CDS encoding non-ribosomal peptide synthetase — MTNQLEKLQQQLSKTALALAAFKTGYFSNQCIHQLFQKQATKTPEKIALAMEKREFTYRQVNSRANQIANALRAQGVDLETPVGVCLRRSPEAVIAILGILKAGGAYVPVDPDFPEARKQFIIEDSGLSVLITEKALLNTHVPSLAGHTLLLDDASLLQQNSSNLDVPITPESLMYILYTSGSTGTPKGVCGVHRATVNRFVWMWNQYPFNSDEVCCHRTTLNFVDSVWEMFGGLLQGIKTVILPHEASANPHEIIRILQKTSVTRLTLVPSLLQSLLLFRPDLGNALPAIKIWTVSGEQLTPNLLQKFRESVSGGILLNLYGSTEVAGDVTCAEFSGKLGNLDSSVSIGQPILNVESYILDENLQPVPSGKVGELWVGGPVLARGYHNKPEETKARFIPNPFSDNGLLFKTRDLVIQNDNGVLYYVGRIDNQVKLRGFRVELEEIESVLGQFDKSVSNITVVVCENESLPETKQLVAFVVPSTVNVDEMKKYALSKLPNYMVPTQFVVMDELPLTPNGKVNRQALSRISSWSFRVIEPHFLPQSQTEKLLADIWQQMFRVSPVSRQDNFFQLGGDSLSVVAFLEMLKEKFGVLLPIPNFVNDPSLASLARLFDEYKRAKLCSVDEVRLTDVEIVPFENKYLEKTVKLVSESFTTREPEVVALGITKQEFDVYAAICCRRRLKNLSYVAVQKASGRVVGYCLSEDFANYLLAEVEKQDNGDSELPESMTPIFALWHSLEEMYKSSYGEVKPGDILYVQLSGAASDVDSTAIVLALEKKVLEVAASFNYKRVATTCTQIFTRYIALEEMGYQRKYAIDYDVFEFEGERIFSSIAKTHKEAVLVEKRL; from the coding sequence ATGACCAATCAACTAGAAAAACTACAACAACAGTTGTCTAAGACTGCATTGGCGCTCGCTGCATTTAAGACGGGCTATTTCTCAAATCAGTGCATCCACCAGCTATTCCAAAAGCAGGCAACTAAAACACCGGAAAAGATAGCTCTTGCTATGGAAAAAAGAGAGTTCACTTATAGACAAGTGAACTCACGGGCTAACCAGATAGCAAATGCCCTACGAGCACAAGGTGTAGATTTGGAAACCCCAGTGGGTGTGTGCTTGCGACGCTCCCCAGAGGCGGTAATTGCCATCCTCGGTATTTTGAAGGCAGGAGGAGCTTATGTTCCCGTAGATCCGGACTTTCCAGAAGCCAGGAAACAGTTCATTATTGAGGATTCAGGCTTGTCGGTGCTGATAACAGAGAAAGCCCTGCTCAATACCCATGTTCCCTCGTTGGCGGGACATACGCTACTGCTAGACGACGCATCCCTATTGCAACAGAACAGCAGTAACTTGGATGTTCCCATCACACCCGAATCCTTGATGTACATTCTCTACACCTCTGGCAGCACTGGCACACCTAAAGGAGTTTGTGGCGTTCATCGGGCTACAGTCAATCGCTTTGTTTGGATGTGGAACCAATACCCCTTTAACTCTGACGAAGTTTGCTGTCACCGAACCACTCTTAACTTTGTAGACTCAGTGTGGGAGATGTTTGGGGGGCTACTCCAAGGCATCAAAACGGTTATTCTTCCCCATGAGGCAAGTGCCAATCCTCACGAGATAATTCGCATACTTCAAAAAACGTCCGTGACGCGCCTCACCTTGGTGCCTTCTTTACTCCAATCTCTTCTCCTCTTTCGCCCAGACTTAGGGAACGCCCTCCCTGCCATAAAGATTTGGACAGTCAGCGGGGAACAGCTTACCCCCAATCTATTGCAGAAATTTAGAGAAAGCGTATCTGGCGGTATCTTGCTGAATCTCTACGGCAGTACCGAGGTAGCTGGTGATGTAACCTGTGCCGAGTTTTCTGGGAAGTTAGGAAACCTGGATAGCAGCGTGTCTATCGGTCAACCGATTCTCAATGTCGAGAGCTACATTTTGGACGAGAATTTGCAACCAGTTCCCTCAGGTAAGGTGGGCGAGTTGTGGGTGGGTGGTCCAGTTCTGGCAAGGGGATACCACAACAAGCCTGAGGAGACCAAAGCACGATTCATCCCAAATCCATTTTCTGACAACGGCTTACTCTTCAAAACAAGAGATTTGGTAATACAGAACGACAATGGCGTTCTGTATTATGTGGGTCGTATTGATAATCAAGTGAAGCTCCGGGGGTTTCGAGTTGAACTAGAGGAGATTGAGTCTGTCTTGGGACAGTTCGACAAGTCCGTCTCTAACATAACCGTCGTGGTTTGCGAGAATGAGAGTTTACCAGAAACAAAGCAGTTGGTGGCATTTGTTGTACCTTCTACTGTCAACGTAGATGAGATGAAAAAGTACGCCCTTTCCAAGCTACCTAACTATATGGTGCCAACACAGTTCGTGGTGATGGATGAACTACCCCTGACCCCAAATGGTAAGGTAAATCGTCAAGCATTGTCTCGCATAAGTTCCTGGAGTTTCAGAGTTATAGAACCACATTTCCTACCCCAAAGTCAGACAGAAAAATTGCTGGCAGACATTTGGCAGCAAATGTTTCGTGTTTCCCCAGTCAGCAGGCAAGATAATTTCTTTCAACTCGGCGGCGACTCTTTGTCTGTTGTGGCTTTCTTAGAAATGCTGAAGGAAAAATTTGGGGTGCTTCTTCCCATTCCCAACTTTGTCAATGACCCGTCCCTTGCCTCTTTAGCTAGGCTTTTCGACGAATACAAAAGAGCAAAACTATGTTCGGTTGATGAGGTGCGCCTGACGGATGTTGAGATTGTTCCTTTTGAAAATAAGTACTTGGAAAAGACCGTGAAATTAGTCAGTGAGTCTTTTACAACAAGAGAACCCGAAGTAGTGGCGCTAGGGATTACGAAACAAGAGTTTGATGTTTACGCTGCAATCTGTTGCAGGCGCAGGCTAAAAAATCTTTCCTATGTCGCGGTTCAGAAGGCTTCTGGGCGAGTCGTTGGATACTGTTTGAGTGAGGATTTTGCTAATTACCTGCTTGCAGAAGTTGAGAAACAGGACAACGGTGACAGTGAATTGCCAGAATCCATGACTCCGATTTTTGCACTGTGGCACTCTCTCGAAGAAATGTACAAAAGCAGTTATGGCGAGGTAAAGCCAGGAGATATTCTTTACGTTCAGCTATCAGGCGCAGCTTCCGATGTAGACAGCACTGCTATTGTCTTAGCGTTGGAAAAAAAGGTGCTGGAGGTAGCAGCAAGTTTCAATTACAAGCGGGTCGCTACAACTTGTACGCAAATTTTCACAAGGTATATTGCCTTGGAAGAGATGGGATATCAACGAAAATACGCCATTGATTATGATGTTTTTGAGTTTGAAGGCGAGCGAATCTTTTCCAGCATTGCTAAAACTCATAAAGAGGCAGTCCTGGTAGAAAAGCGCTTGTAA
- a CDS encoding CopG family ribbon-helix-helix protein, with protein MIKENITFRLESDKRVILDTIAAGLDRDRTYVLNEAIDLYLEVYQWQIAEIKAGIAEANAGDYATDEEVQAVFAKLTNAH; from the coding sequence ATGATCAAAGAAAATATTACTTTCCGCCTTGAGAGTGACAAGCGTGTTATTTTAGATACTATTGCAGCTGGTCTTGACCGCGATCGAACTTACGTGCTGAACGAAGCCATTGACCTTTATCTTGAGGTTTACCAGTGGCAGATAGCAGAGATTAAGGCAGGGATTGCCGAAGCTAACGCCGGAGACTATGCTACTGATGAAGAGGTTCAAGCTGTTTTTGCGAAGCTGACCAATGCCCATTAA
- the panD gene encoding aspartate 1-decarboxylase — MLITMFKSKLHRVTVTDANLYYEGSITIDEELLKLANILPGEKVQVVNVNNGSRLETYTIPGEWGSRIICLNGPAARLNAPTDEIIVIAYAVMTPEEAYLHRPNIIQVDKHNNPL, encoded by the coding sequence ATGCTTATTACGATGTTTAAAAGCAAGTTGCATCGCGTAACAGTCACTGATGCTAACTTGTACTACGAAGGTTCGATTACCATTGATGAAGAATTACTAAAGCTTGCTAATATATTGCCTGGTGAAAAGGTACAGGTAGTCAACGTCAACAACGGTTCGCGTCTGGAAACTTACACTATTCCTGGTGAATGGGGAAGCCGCATCATCTGTTTGAACGGTCCGGCAGCTCGTCTAAATGCGCCTACCGACGAGATTATAGTGATAGCCTACGCCGTGATGACACCAGAAGAAGCTTATTTACATCGTCCAAACATAATTCAAGTGGACAAACACAACAACCCGCTTTAA
- a CDS encoding type II toxin-antitoxin system VapC family toxin: MKLLLDTHTFIWWDSEPSKLSKKVLELLIDKDNVRLLSVVSLWEIQIKHQLSKLTLDKALGEIISIQKKNYIEILPIEVSHVLALDGLPIHHKDPFDRL, encoded by the coding sequence ATGAAGTTACTATTAGATACACATACGTTTATTTGGTGGGATAGCGAACCCTCAAAACTCTCGAAAAAAGTATTAGAGTTGTTAATAGATAAAGATAATGTTAGGTTACTAAGTGTTGTGAGTCTTTGGGAAATACAAATTAAGCATCAACTAAGCAAACTTACATTAGATAAAGCTTTAGGAGAAATTATTTCTATTCAAAAAAAGAATTATATTGAAATATTACCAATAGAGGTTAGTCATGTTTTAGCTTTAGATGGTTTGCCTATTCATCATAAAGATCCTTTTGACAGATTATAG
- a CDS encoding ATP synthase subunit I, whose product MCEDVKQTPKIDAESQSVSDNTTDTDSSMVEFYQLVQELLLITLALIGISFGCVWIFYSANIALNYLMGACAGLLYLRMLVKDVEQLGSEKTQLSKGRFALLIGLSILASRLEQLEILPIFLGFLTYKITVMLYVIRTSLPSFD is encoded by the coding sequence ATGTGCGAAGACGTTAAACAAACACCAAAAATTGATGCCGAATCTCAATCTGTTTCTGACAACACAACAGACACAGATTCCTCAATGGTAGAGTTTTACCAACTCGTACAAGAGTTACTGCTGATAACCCTGGCATTGATAGGAATTTCTTTTGGCTGCGTGTGGATTTTTTATTCCGCCAATATTGCCCTAAACTATTTAATGGGAGCATGCGCGGGACTGCTTTACTTAAGGATGTTGGTTAAAGATGTAGAGCAATTAGGCTCAGAAAAAACACAACTCAGCAAAGGACGCTTCGCTTTGTTGATAGGCTTGAGTATATTGGCAAGTCGGTTAGAGCAATTGGAAATCCTGCCTATATTTTTGGGGTTTCTTACCTATAAAATCACAGTCATGCTTTATGTGATAAGGACTTCCTTGCCATCCTTTGATTAG
- a CDS encoding fatty acid desaturase: MTSIPDSTISVEQIGSETLEELSISVGLIDSETLKELRKHDSVKTCLQSLFNISLYAFLGAVGIWWNIWWVWLVVWWFQGCILGGCLNACHDCTHASFRKSLLVNRLAGIFWSLIILLNFTLYKYFHFEHHRYANAQGDPESPRVFSNLWDYVQNLPGTSFSIPFWLMSVRAAFGRFPDFIRSEKARRDVHLDNIALLVWLLMIVTATALWPDYTIRLYWIPLIVFLPMEFWLNSLDHYGCDQGANVLCNTRSTSSNFFLRYILWNSNYHAEHHAYPSIPSHNLHRLHLLIGDRFKFREQSYVLFHLKLIWGLLKSGV; encoded by the coding sequence ATGACTAGTATTCCAGATTCAACTATTTCGGTTGAACAGATTGGCAGTGAAACTCTCGAAGAACTTTCTATCTCTGTTGGATTGATTGATAGTGAGACTCTCAAGGAACTCCGAAAACACGACTCAGTCAAAACCTGCCTTCAAAGTCTATTCAATATTAGCCTGTATGCTTTTCTAGGAGCAGTGGGAATTTGGTGGAATATCTGGTGGGTTTGGCTTGTCGTCTGGTGGTTTCAAGGATGCATTCTTGGTGGATGTCTTAATGCTTGCCACGACTGTACTCATGCTTCCTTCAGAAAGTCTCTTCTAGTCAATCGTTTAGCAGGTATCTTTTGGTCATTAATCATTCTTCTCAACTTTACACTTTACAAGTACTTTCATTTTGAACATCACAGGTATGCAAATGCACAAGGAGACCCAGAGTCGCCAAGAGTTTTTTCAAATCTCTGGGATTATGTTCAGAATCTTCCGGGCACAAGCTTCTCTATCCCCTTCTGGTTGATGTCTGTACGCGCAGCATTTGGACGTTTCCCTGACTTTATACGTTCAGAGAAAGCGCGTCGTGATGTACACCTTGATAACATTGCTCTGTTAGTGTGGCTTTTAATGATAGTCACCGCAACTGCTCTTTGGCCTGATTACACTATTCGGCTTTACTGGATTCCGCTAATAGTTTTTTTACCAATGGAGTTCTGGTTAAATTCTCTGGATCACTATGGTTGCGACCAAGGAGCAAATGTTTTATGCAATACCCGCAGCACTTCCTCAAATTTTTTTCTCCGGTACATACTCTGGAATTCAAACTACCATGCAGAACACCATGCTTACCCATCGATTCCATCTCATAATCTACATCGTCTCCATTTACTAATTGGTGATCGTTTCAAGTTTCGAGAACAATCATACGTTCTTTTTCATTTGAAGCTAATCTGGGGTTTGTTAAAATCTGGAGTTTAG
- a CDS encoding 2-isopropylmalate synthase, with amino-acid sequence MSISDPDRIVIFDTTLRDGEQSPGATLNVEEKLAIAHQLALLGVDVIEAGFAIASPGDFEAVRTIAKQVGVPGGSIICSLARAIREDIKAAAEALQPAAHPRIHVFLSTSDIHLKYQLKKSRDQVLAIAEEMVAYAKSFVQDVEFSPMDASRTEPEFLYQVLSKTIAAGATTINVPDTVGICTPKEMEKLIQGIRKNVPNIEQVILSVHTQNDLGLATANALAAIENGVRQVECTINGIGERAGNAALEEIVMALQVRKPYYNPYLGRPTESDVPLVNIKTQEIYKTSCLVSQLTGITVQPNKAIVGANAFAHESGVHQDGVIKHRETYEIMDAADIGLPENRIVLGKHSGRNAFRSKLQELGFDLNEADFHKAFIRFKEVADKKKEMSDWDIEAIVRDETQIQVESGFQLEHVQVTCGDCTCPTATITIVTPSGEILTDAAVGTGPVDAVYKAIARMVQISSQLIEFSVQSVTEGIDALGTVTVRLRHQDRIFSGQSSDTDIVVASAYAYINAVNRLYRYLQSARGNECLSSSSKASFT; translated from the coding sequence ATGAGTATTTCCGACCCAGACCGAATCGTTATCTTCGACACCACCCTTAGAGATGGAGAACAATCACCTGGAGCTACACTAAATGTAGAAGAGAAGTTAGCGATCGCTCACCAACTAGCTCTTCTGGGAGTTGATGTCATTGAAGCCGGATTTGCGATCGCAAGTCCAGGAGACTTTGAAGCTGTCAGAACCATAGCCAAACAAGTTGGGGTACCAGGTGGTTCCATCATTTGCAGTTTGGCAAGAGCCATTCGCGAAGATATTAAAGCTGCTGCGGAAGCACTGCAACCGGCGGCTCATCCGAGAATTCACGTTTTTCTGTCCACGTCAGATATTCATCTCAAATACCAGTTGAAAAAGTCCCGCGACCAAGTTCTGGCAATAGCAGAAGAAATGGTTGCTTATGCCAAGTCCTTCGTGCAAGATGTGGAATTTTCACCGATGGATGCAAGCCGCACCGAGCCAGAGTTTCTTTACCAAGTCTTGTCCAAAACAATTGCTGCAGGTGCTACCACAATTAACGTTCCCGATACCGTTGGAATCTGCACGCCAAAAGAAATGGAAAAGTTGATTCAGGGAATTCGGAAGAACGTACCCAATATAGAACAGGTGATTCTTTCCGTTCACACTCAAAACGATTTGGGTTTAGCCACAGCCAATGCATTGGCAGCAATTGAAAATGGAGTCCGTCAGGTAGAATGTACAATTAATGGTATTGGCGAACGTGCTGGTAATGCCGCATTAGAAGAGATTGTCATGGCTTTACAGGTTCGCAAACCCTATTACAATCCCTACTTGGGTCGTCCTACGGAGAGCGATGTACCACTTGTCAATATCAAAACTCAAGAAATTTATAAAACTTCATGTTTGGTTTCTCAATTGACAGGTATCACAGTACAGCCAAATAAGGCGATCGTTGGAGCTAACGCCTTTGCCCATGAATCGGGAGTTCATCAAGACGGTGTGATTAAGCACCGAGAAACTTACGAAATCATGGATGCTGCGGACATTGGGTTGCCAGAAAATCGTATCGTGTTGGGTAAGCACTCAGGACGTAACGCCTTCCGAAGCAAGCTGCAAGAATTGGGGTTTGACCTCAACGAAGCGGACTTTCATAAAGCCTTCATCAGGTTTAAAGAAGTTGCTGATAAGAAAAAAGAAATGTCCGATTGGGATATTGAGGCAATTGTCCGAGATGAAACTCAAATTCAAGTAGAAAGCGGTTTTCAGTTAGAACACGTACAAGTGACTTGTGGAGATTGCACTTGTCCAACAGCAACTATCACGATTGTGACCCCAAGTGGAGAAATTTTGACTGATGCGGCAGTCGGTACGGGACCTGTGGATGCAGTGTATAAAGCGATCGCTCGAATGGTGCAAATATCTAGCCAATTAATTGAGTTTTCCGTCCAATCTGTGACAGAAGGAATTGATGCTTTGGGAACTGTCACCGTTCGCCTGCGCCATCAAGACCGCATTTTCTCCGGACAGTCTTCCGACACGGACATTGTTGTTGCATCAGCTTACGCCTATATCAATGCAGTCAATCGTCTTTATCGTTACTTACAATCTGCAAGAGGAAATGAGTGTTTGAGTTCATCTTCTAAAGCATCATTCACGTAA
- a CDS encoding GDSL-type esterase/lipase family protein — protein MAIQNQACHLLTKNKSSESVSKKTPRGKWGLIDLAATILCFFPISTATAATKVMSLGDSLCAGNIAVLRSTVAKTKFGSTIDWVGTKKDGAYKDPDHECHGGWSAAQVLQQPGANVRLPSWEGKPGSIRNWVQETKPDVVLMMLGTNDFFGSDVRGDNTSSFLTKSLQGIIDEIFLVSPNARIVVASMPPFKWDIQNGVDANKTRTAANAFLKNRVTELSKKGKRIVFLDMHGAIIAQMKKGEIFNGDGLHFNDEGNKFVAEMWTRALKDIL, from the coding sequence ATGGCTATCCAAAACCAAGCCTGTCATTTGTTAACTAAAAACAAGAGTAGCGAGTCCGTAAGTAAAAAAACACCTAGAGGTAAGTGGGGTCTTATAGATCTAGCTGCCACAATATTGTGTTTTTTCCCGATTAGCACTGCTACTGCTGCTACCAAAGTGATGTCCTTGGGAGACTCGCTGTGTGCAGGCAATATTGCTGTTTTGCGTAGTACGGTAGCCAAGACCAAATTTGGCTCTACCATAGATTGGGTAGGAACCAAAAAAGACGGTGCATATAAAGACCCAGATCATGAGTGTCACGGCGGTTGGTCGGCGGCACAAGTTTTGCAACAACCGGGCGCAAATGTTCGTCTACCAAGCTGGGAAGGAAAGCCAGGAAGCATTCGGAACTGGGTTCAAGAAACTAAGCCTGATGTAGTGCTTATGATGCTTGGCACCAATGATTTCTTTGGTAGTGATGTAAGAGGGGATAATACCTCTAGCTTTCTCACAAAATCGCTTCAAGGGATTATTGATGAAATCTTCTTGGTAAGTCCCAATGCCAGAATTGTAGTCGCCTCAATGCCTCCCTTTAAATGGGATATTCAAAATGGCGTTGATGCCAATAAAACTAGAACTGCAGCCAACGCATTTCTCAAGAATCGTGTCACGGAACTTTCTAAAAAAGGCAAGCGAATCGTCTTCCTTGATATGCATGGTGCAATCATTGCTCAAATGAAGAAAGGCGAGATTTTTAATGGTGACGGGCTTCACTTTAATGATGAGGGTAATAAGTTTGTTGCCGAGATGTGGACTCGCGCTTTAAAAGATATACTTTAA
- a CDS encoding response regulator transcription factor: MTKILVIESEIESRNIFLECLKEKGFDPIGVENGLVGIQWAQQHLPDLIISGIIMPDIDGYRVLTALRQNPITATIPLIFVTNKATRSDIRKGMDLGADDYLTKPCTIEELLGAIAARLEKQTFFKQCYAAQCDLKELIAAVACFYFNLNPATLYFKQSAVNL, encoded by the coding sequence ATGACAAAGATTTTAGTGATTGAATCGGAGATCGAGAGCCGCAACATCTTCCTCGAATGCCTCAAGGAAAAAGGATTCGACCCCATTGGTGTAGAAAATGGACTTGTCGGCATTCAGTGGGCACAACAACACTTGCCCGATTTAATAATTAGCGGCATTATAATGCCGGATATTGATGGTTACAGGGTTTTAACTGCATTGCGCCAAAATCCTATAACAGCAACAATTCCCTTGATTTTTGTCACTAATAAAGCGACTCGATCTGACATTCGCAAAGGCATGGATTTGGGAGCAGATGACTATCTTACTAAACCTTGTACAATAGAAGAATTACTAGGAGCGATCGCAGCCAGATTGGAAAAACAAACATTTTTCAAACAGTGTTATGCTGCTCAGTGTGACTTAAAGGAATTGATTGCCGCAGTGGCATGCTTTTACTTTAATTTAAATCCGGCAACTTTATACTTTAAACAGTCGGCTGTGAATTTATAG
- a CDS encoding GntR family transcriptional regulator has translation MNLNDLAANVRQQQRSTPDLIANTLREAILRGILQEGQSLRQDEIATQFGVSRIPVREALRQLEAEGLVTFHLNRGAMVSVLSPNEVQEICEIRSALELTAIQLAIPNLSESDLEKAGMILDEINRIKDATDWAKQNWEFHAALYTQANRPRLLKMIQNLHTNLFRYAHRQMGQDYLERTQKEHYQLLDACRQKDTKTAVRILKRHIDAAANQLQSSV, from the coding sequence ATGAACTTAAATGACCTAGCAGCCAACGTGCGGCAACAACAACGTAGTACCCCAGATTTAATTGCCAACACCTTACGAGAAGCGATTTTGCGAGGAATTCTTCAGGAAGGACAATCTCTCAGACAAGATGAAATCGCTACGCAATTTGGAGTCAGCCGCATCCCTGTAAGAGAAGCGCTAAGACAACTAGAGGCAGAAGGATTAGTTACGTTTCATCTCAATCGAGGGGCGATGGTATCGGTACTGTCACCAAATGAAGTGCAGGAAATTTGCGAGATTCGTTCCGCTTTAGAACTGACAGCCATTCAACTTGCGATTCCCAATTTGAGTGAATCCGATTTAGAAAAAGCAGGCATGATTTTAGATGAAATCAATCGAATCAAAGATGCTACTGACTGGGCAAAGCAAAATTGGGAATTTCATGCAGCACTCTACACCCAGGCAAATCGACCGCGATTGCTCAAAATGATTCAAAATTTACACACCAATCTTTTTCGCTATGCTCACCGTCAGATGGGACAAGATTATTTAGAACGCACCCAAAAAGAACACTATCAACTTCTAGATGCTTGTCGGCAAAAAGATACAAAAACTGCTGTTAGGATATTAAAACGACATATTGATGCAGCCGCAAATCAGTTACAGTCGTCGGTGTAG
- a CDS encoding type III PLP-dependent enzyme — protein sequence MTLKVEQFLKSKLLDTPFLVVDLDVIAEKYLTLHKLLPKARIYYAVKANPEPEILRLLVKLGANFDAASIGEIEQCLAVSARPEQISYGSTLKKARDIARAYQLGVKLYSFDSWGELEKLSVHAPGSRVCCRLLIETQSAEWTLARKFGCAWDMAFDLLLHSRTLGLEPYGVAFHVGSQQTDPTQWNEPIHQVALLFSKLAAQGIDLQVMNLGGGFPAQYQSPIPSEEVYAEAIQTAISHHFGDNPPQVMLEPGRFLVADAGTIQSEVVSIAKKSYTDDQRWVFLDVGKFNGLMETLDECIKYRIRTPYDGSAVGSVVLAGPTCDSADILYERAGYKLPLSLQIGDRIDILSTGAYTHTYSSVGFNGIPPLKVYCI from the coding sequence GTGACTCTAAAAGTTGAGCAGTTCCTAAAAAGTAAATTGCTAGACACGCCATTTCTAGTTGTCGATTTGGATGTAATAGCAGAAAAATATTTAACCCTACATAAACTTCTGCCGAAAGCGCGAATTTACTACGCTGTTAAAGCTAATCCCGAACCGGAAATCTTGAGGCTTTTGGTTAAGCTTGGAGCAAATTTTGATGCTGCCAGTATTGGTGAGATTGAGCAGTGTCTCGCTGTCAGTGCCCGACCGGAACAAATTTCTTACGGTAGTACATTGAAGAAAGCAAGAGATATTGCCCGTGCATATCAGTTAGGGGTGAAGCTGTACAGCTTTGATAGCTGGGGGGAACTGGAAAAGCTATCGGTTCACGCTCCTGGTAGCCGCGTTTGCTGCCGTCTGCTGATTGAAACCCAAAGCGCAGAGTGGACACTGGCTCGCAAGTTTGGCTGTGCGTGGGATATGGCGTTTGACCTTCTCCTACATAGCCGCACTTTGGGTCTTGAACCTTACGGTGTTGCTTTTCACGTCGGTTCCCAGCAAACTGATCCAACCCAGTGGAATGAGCCAATTCACCAAGTAGCTCTATTGTTCTCGAAACTCGCTGCACAAGGTATTGACTTGCAGGTGATGAACTTGGGGGGTGGCTTTCCCGCGCAATATCAATCGCCTATCCCAAGTGAAGAAGTTTACGCAGAAGCCATTCAAACAGCTATAAGCCATCATTTTGGTGACAATCCACCACAAGTGATGCTGGAACCAGGGCGATTCCTCGTAGCAGACGCTGGGACAATCCAGTCTGAAGTCGTGTCGATTGCTAAGAAATCCTACACCGACGATCAGCGATGGGTATTTCTTGATGTAGGCAAATTCAATGGTCTGATGGAAACCCTAGATGAATGTATCAAGTACCGCATTCGTACTCCTTACGATGGCAGTGCAGTAGGTTCTGTGGTGTTGGCAGGTCCAACTTGTGACAGTGCCGACATCCTCTACGAGCGGGCAGGCTATAAACTACCGCTTTCCCTACAGATTGGCGATCGCATCGACATCCTCAGTACAGGTGCATACACTCATACGTATTCATCTGTTGGCTTCAACGGTATACCACCTCTTAAAGTCTATTGTATCTAA